In Candidatus Pantoea floridensis, the genomic window GGCGATGACCGTGGCCACTGGAGCCAGGAATTGCAGCAAATGCTGCGCCCGTTTGTCTATCGGCGTTACATCGATTTCAGCGTGATCCAGTCGCTGCGTAACATGAAAGGTATGATTGCCCGCGAAGTGCGCCGAAGGGGCTTGAAAGACAACATCAAACTCGGTGCGGGCGGTATCCGTGAAACAGAATTCATCGTTCAGGTATTCCAGCTGATTCGAGGAGGACGTGAGCGCTCACTACAATTACGATCCTTGCTGCCTACGCTTGAAGCGATTGGCGAACTGACTTTACTTAGCCAGCAGCAGGTTGAACATCTGCGTGAAGCCTATCTGTTCCTGCGTCGCCTGGAAAACCTTCTGCAAAGTATTAATGACGAGCAGACGCAAACGCTGCCGGAAAATGAACTCGATCGCCAGCGCTTAGCCTGGGCAATGGGCGCGGTGGACTGGCATGCGCTGATGGTACAGCTTGAAGAGCACATGGCTGGCGTGCGCGCCATCTTTGATGAGTTGATTGGTGACGATGCGCCTGACGTTGACGATCAGCCACAGCTGGCTGAATTTGCCGGGCTATGGCAAGACACGTTGGAAGAGAACGACCTTATTCCGGTAGTGCCGCAGCTGAATGATGCGCAGCGTCACGCGCTTTACAATGCGCTAAACAATTTTCGCCAGGATGTGAGTCGCCGTACTATTGGCCCGCGCGGGCGTTTGGCGCTTGATCAGCTGATGCCGCGTCTGCTCAGTGAGGTTTGCCCACGCGAGGATGCGGATGTGCTGCTGAACCGCCTGACGCCGCTGCTGTTGGGCGTGTTGACGCGCAGTACCTATCTCGAGTTGTTAACCGAATATCATGGCGCGCTGCGCCATCTGATTCGCCTCTGCGCCGCATCACCGATGATTGCCAGCCAGCTGGCGCGTTATCCGCTGCTGCTGGATGAGCTGCTCGATCCGGCAACCCTTTATCAACCTACCGCTACCGATGCGTACCGCGATGAGTTACGTCAGTATCTGCTGCGCATCCCCACCGATGACGAAGAGCAACAGTTGGAAGCGCTGCGCCAATTTAAGCAGGCGCAGCATCTGCGCATTGCCGCTGCTGATATTGCTGAAACGCTGCCGGTCATGAAAGTGAGCGATCACTTAACCTGGCTGGCGGAGGCGATAATTGAATCGGTGGTGCAGCAAGCCTGGCAAATGATGGTGCAACGTTATGGGCGTCCATCACATCTCACCAGCGATAGCGAACGGGGTTTCGCGGTGGTGGGCTATGGCAAGCTCGGTGGCTGGGAACTGGGTTATAGCTCCGATCTCGATTTGGTCTTCCTGCACGATTGCCCTGATGATGCAGAAACGGATGGTGAACGCGTCATTGATGGCCGCCAGTTCTATCTACGCCTGGCACAGCGCGTGATGCATCTGTTCAGCACGCGTACCTCCTCCGGCATTTTGTATGAGGTGGATGCGCGTCTGCGTCCTTCTGGCGCCGCGGGGATGCTGGTGAGCACCTTTGCCGCCTTCAACGAGTATCAGCGTAGCGAAGCCTGGACCTGGGAACATCAAGCATTAGTGCGCGCGCGCATTGTGTTCGGTGAGCCGGCGCTCTGCGAACGTTTTGATGATATCCGGCGCGGTATTCTCTGCCTGCCGCGAGAGCGCGATACGTTGCAGAAAGAAGTGCGCGAAATGCGCGAAAAAATGCGCGCGCATCTCAGCAATAAACATAAAGGCCGCTGGGAGATTAAGACCGATGAGGGCGGTATCACCGATATTGAATTCATCGCACAATACTTTGTCTTAGGCTACGCCGCTGCACAGCCCGCATTGACGCGCTGGTCGGATAACGTGCGCATATTTGAGCTGATGGCCCGGCATAACATCATGCCGGAAGATGAGGCACAGGCACTGACGCACGCCTACGTAACGCTGCGTGATGCGCTACATCATCTTGCGCTACAGGAATTACCGGGACATGTTGCGCCCGACGCCTTTGCCGCTGAGCGAGCGGTGGTAAACAGCAGCTGGCAGCGTTGGTTGAACGTTGCCGAATCAGATCGCGCGGGACAGTAAGCCATAGGGCTTCGAAACCCTGCAACTTAACGTAGGAAGGGTATATGGTATTATCCGCGCATAATTTTGACCGTAGTCTGGAGTCTTTGGAATGAAAGTAACACTGCCCACCTTTGGCAAGGCCACCGTGTTGGTCGTCGGCGACGTGATGTTGGACCGCTATTGGTATGGCCCAACCAGCCGTATTTCGCCGGAAGCGCCGGTACCGGTGGTAAAAGTGGATACCATTGAAGAGCGTCCGGGCGGTGCGGCTAACGTTGCGATGAACATTGCCGCGCTCGGTGCTGCATCTCGCCTGATTGGTCTGACCGGTGCTGACGATGCCGCGCGAGTGTTAAGCGAAACGCTGCAGAAAGTGAAGGTTGACTGCGATTTTGTAGCAGTAAAAAGCCATCCGACCATTACCAAACTGCGCGTGTTATCCCGTAATCAGCAACTTATTCGCCTCGACTTCGAAGAAGGGTTTGAGGAAGTGGATCCGCAGCCGATTCACGATCGCATGCGTCAATCGCTGAAGCAGGCGGGTGCGCTGGTACTGTCAGACTACGCTAAAGGCGCGCTGAATAGCGTACAGACCATGATTCAGCTGGCGCGTGAAGCCAATGTGCCCGTGCTGATCGATCCAAAAGGCACGGATTTCCAACGTTATCGTGGTGCGACGCTGCTGACACCTAATTTGTCTGAGTTTGAAGCCGTGGTGGGTAAATGCAAAACCGTTGATGAGATTGTCAGCCGTGGTATGCAGCTGATTGCCGATTTCGAACTCTCCGCGCTGCTGGTTACCCGCTCAGAAAACGGAATGACGCTGCTCCAACCCGGCAAAGCGCCGCTGCATTTGCCCACGCAGGCGCAGGAAGTGTATGACGTCACCGGTGCCGGTGATACGGTGATTGGTGTGCTGGCGGCGGTATTGGCGGCGGGTGATAGCCTGGAGGAAGCCTGTTTCCTCGCCAATGCGGCGGCGGGTGTGGTGGTAGGCAAATTGGGTACTTCCACCGTCAGCACCGTTGAGTTGGAGAACGCCATTCATGCTCGTCCGGAAAGCGGTTTTGGCGTGATGAATGAGTCAGAGCTGAAAGCCGCTGTGGCGCAGGCGCGCCAGCGCGGTGAAAAAGTGGTTATGACCAACGGAGTATTCGATATCCTGCATGCGGGCCATGTTTCCTATCTGGCCAATGCGCGTAAGTTAGGCGATCGTCTGATTGTGGCGGTAAATAGCGATGCTTCTACCAGGCGGCTGAAAGGCGAAACGCGTCCGGTGAATCCGCAGGAAAACCGCATGATTGTGCTGGGTGCGCTGGAAGCCGTTGATTGGGTGGTATTGTTTGAAGAAGATACGCCACAGCGTCTCATCGCTGAAGTCCTGCCCGATCTGCTGGTGAAAGGCGGCGATTACAAGCCGGAAGATATCGCGGGAAGCAAAGAAGTGTGGGCGAACGGCGGCGACGTGCGTGTGCTCAACTTTGAAGATGGTATTTCAACCAGCAACATCATCAAAACCATTCGCAGCCATTAAGCTTGAGCTGGCGGGAGAATCTCTCCCGCCAAATACATTACTGCGGAGTATCGATTTTGCCAGCCGGATCGGGCGTGATGATCGCTGGAGCCGGTGCCGCTGGGCTCTCACTTTCCAACTTCGCCAAACGCTGTTCCAGTGCGGCAAGTTTCTCACGTGTGCGCAGTAAAACCTGCGTCTGTACGTCGAACTCTTCACGATTGACCAAATCCATGCGCGTCAATTGCGCCTGCAAAACCTGACGGATTTTCTTTTCGACATCGTCGCCAAAATCACGAATACCTTTCGGCATAGCTTCATGTACCTGGCGAGCCAGTTGTTCAATTTTTTTCGTGTCGATCATGATGATTTCCTGATTACGGTGGCCGATAGCAGTGCGTGTTCGGACTTAATAGCTATTAAGTGTAATGCCTGAAACGAAAAGGTTAAACCTGAATTCCGCAACGCAGGAAATGCAAAAGCATTTGCACTTTTGTCGATTGCCCGACCAGATGATTGGCGTTATAGTTTATCCGCTTATTCTCAGGGCGGGGCGAAATTCCCCACCGGCGGTAAATCAGCGTCTGCTGAAAGCCCGCGAGCGCTATCACTGCAAAGTGATAGGTCAGCAGATCCGGTGTGATTCCGGAGCCGACGGTTAGAGTCCGGATGGGAGAGGGTAACGACATCTGCCGGGCTTTGCCCGCATCACGTTATTGCCATGTGTTTTGTACGCACTCCTAAGCACGCCCTGGTTCTGGTAACTCATATTTTTATAAGGTTTTTTACCATGAATCAGACGCTTCTTTCTGAATTTGGCACGCCTGAACAGCGTGTAGAACGCGCCATTGATGCGCTGCGTAATGGTCGCGGTGTGATGGTGCTTGACGATGAAAATCGTGAAAACGAAGGCGATATGATTTTCGCTGCAGAGACCATGACCGTTGAACAGATGGCGTTAACTATCCGCCACGGTAGCGGCATTGTTTGTCTCTGTATCACTGAAGAGCATCGCAAACAGCTTGAACTGCCGATGATGGTTGAAGATAACACCAGCGCTTATGGCACCGGTTTTACTGTAACAATCGAAGCTGCAGCCGGCGTAACAACAGGCGTTTCTGCAGCCGATCGCATCACCACTATTCGTGCTGCGGTAGCGGATGGCGCTAAGCCTTCTGACTTAAATCGTCCGGGCCATGTTTTCCCGCTGCGTGCGCGTGAAGGCGGTGTGCTGACACGTGGTGGGCATACTGAAGCCACCATCGATCTGGTGACGTTGGCAGGATTCAAGCCTGCAGGCGTGCTGTGTGAATTGACCAACGATGATGGCAGCATGGCGCATGCGCCAGAAGCGATTGTGTTTGCTAAGCAACATGATATGCCGGTTGTTACCATCGAAGATCTGGTTGCATATCGCCGTCAGCGCGAGACGCGTCAGGCCAGCTAACTGGATGATGATAATAGAAAGGGCCGGAGACACTATCCGGCTTTTTTTATGCGTGCTCGTTTGGCGTAAAACACATGATTACCAATCACCACTGTGCGTTGGAACGTATGACGCCATGCCGGTTTAGCACCGTGTGCGTGAAAA contains:
- the glnE gene encoding bifunctional [glutamate--ammonia ligase]-adenylyl-L-tyrosine phosphorylase/[glutamate--ammonia-ligase] adenylyltransferase produces the protein MLLPLPALMQAQLANVAERLGLPLSAFTPEQAGALTFSDFILDNLQQHPEWWQHLQQQAPAPDEWQHYARWLNDALQAVDNESSLMRELRLFRRHMLVRIAWMQALQHSSTEQSLQQLSTLAEILIAAARDWVWQDCSRDFGTPCNDAGEAQPMLILGMGKLGGCELNFSSDIDLIFAWPENGVTHGGRRELDNAQFFTRMGQRLIKVLDQPTVDGFVYRVDMRLRPFGDSGPLVLSFAALEDYYQEQGRDWERYAMVKARLMGDDRGHWSQELQQMLRPFVYRRYIDFSVIQSLRNMKGMIAREVRRRGLKDNIKLGAGGIRETEFIVQVFQLIRGGRERSLQLRSLLPTLEAIGELTLLSQQQVEHLREAYLFLRRLENLLQSINDEQTQTLPENELDRQRLAWAMGAVDWHALMVQLEEHMAGVRAIFDELIGDDAPDVDDQPQLAEFAGLWQDTLEENDLIPVVPQLNDAQRHALYNALNNFRQDVSRRTIGPRGRLALDQLMPRLLSEVCPREDADVLLNRLTPLLLGVLTRSTYLELLTEYHGALRHLIRLCAASPMIASQLARYPLLLDELLDPATLYQPTATDAYRDELRQYLLRIPTDDEEQQLEALRQFKQAQHLRIAAADIAETLPVMKVSDHLTWLAEAIIESVVQQAWQMMVQRYGRPSHLTSDSERGFAVVGYGKLGGWELGYSSDLDLVFLHDCPDDAETDGERVIDGRQFYLRLAQRVMHLFSTRTSSGILYEVDARLRPSGAAGMLVSTFAAFNEYQRSEAWTWEHQALVRARIVFGEPALCERFDDIRRGILCLPRERDTLQKEVREMREKMRAHLSNKHKGRWEIKTDEGGITDIEFIAQYFVLGYAAAQPALTRWSDNVRIFELMARHNIMPEDEAQALTHAYVTLRDALHHLALQELPGHVAPDAFAAERAVVNSSWQRWLNVAESDRAGQ
- the hldE gene encoding bifunctional D-glycero-beta-D-manno-heptose-7-phosphate kinase/D-glycero-beta-D-manno-heptose 1-phosphate adenylyltransferase HldE; this encodes MKVTLPTFGKATVLVVGDVMLDRYWYGPTSRISPEAPVPVVKVDTIEERPGGAANVAMNIAALGAASRLIGLTGADDAARVLSETLQKVKVDCDFVAVKSHPTITKLRVLSRNQQLIRLDFEEGFEEVDPQPIHDRMRQSLKQAGALVLSDYAKGALNSVQTMIQLAREANVPVLIDPKGTDFQRYRGATLLTPNLSEFEAVVGKCKTVDEIVSRGMQLIADFELSALLVTRSENGMTLLQPGKAPLHLPTQAQEVYDVTGAGDTVIGVLAAVLAAGDSLEEACFLANAAAGVVVGKLGTSTVSTVELENAIHARPESGFGVMNESELKAAVAQARQRGEKVVMTNGVFDILHAGHVSYLANARKLGDRLIVAVNSDASTRRLKGETRPVNPQENRMIVLGALEAVDWVVLFEEDTPQRLIAEVLPDLLVKGGDYKPEDIAGSKEVWANGGDVRVLNFEDGISTSNIIKTIRSH
- the ubiK gene encoding ubiquinone biosynthesis accessory factor UbiK codes for the protein MIDTKKIEQLARQVHEAMPKGIRDFGDDVEKKIRQVLQAQLTRMDLVNREEFDVQTQVLLRTREKLAALEQRLAKLESESPAAPAPAIITPDPAGKIDTPQ
- the ribB gene encoding 3,4-dihydroxy-2-butanone-4-phosphate synthase encodes the protein MNQTLLSEFGTPEQRVERAIDALRNGRGVMVLDDENRENEGDMIFAAETMTVEQMALTIRHGSGIVCLCITEEHRKQLELPMMVEDNTSAYGTGFTVTIEAAAGVTTGVSAADRITTIRAAVADGAKPSDLNRPGHVFPLRAREGGVLTRGGHTEATIDLVTLAGFKPAGVLCELTNDDGSMAHAPEAIVFAKQHDMPVVTIEDLVAYRRQRETRQAS